From a region of the Lentilactobacillus curieae genome:
- a CDS encoding amino acid ABC transporter ATP-binding protein, which yields MSEKNESAKVKVTGLTKKYGDNLVLKGIDLSVKNNEVVVVIGPSGSGKSTFLRTLNKLEEPSSGSIIIDDVDIAKKDTDINTVRENIGMVFQHFNLFNNLTVGENIMLAPVQLKKETPEDAAEHAKKLLSMVGLAEKFDAKVQSLSGGQQQRVAIARALAMKPDVMLFDEPTSALDPEMVGDVLAVMKDLAKQGMTMIVVTHEMGFAKEVADRVVFVDDGRILEQGTPEDVFNHPQNARLQDFLNKILNV from the coding sequence ATGAGCGAAAAAAATGAATCTGCAAAAGTAAAAGTAACTGGTCTCACAAAGAAGTATGGCGATAATTTGGTTCTTAAGGGAATCGATCTCTCCGTAAAAAATAACGAAGTGGTCGTTGTTATTGGCCCTTCTGGATCAGGAAAAAGTACATTCTTAAGAACATTAAACAAGCTTGAAGAACCATCTTCTGGTTCAATCATTATTGACGATGTAGATATTGCAAAGAAAGATACAGACATCAACACAGTCCGTGAAAATATTGGGATGGTTTTCCAACATTTTAATCTGTTTAATAACTTAACTGTCGGCGAAAACATCATGCTTGCCCCGGTACAACTCAAAAAAGAAACTCCTGAAGATGCTGCTGAACATGCCAAGAAATTACTAAGTATGGTCGGATTGGCAGAAAAGTTCGATGCTAAAGTTCAGTCACTATCAGGTGGACAACAACAACGGGTTGCAATCGCTCGTGCTTTAGCCATGAAGCCAGACGTAATGTTATTCGATGAACCAACCTCGGCCTTGGATCCTGAAATGGTTGGTGATGTATTGGCCGTTATGAAGGATTTGGCCAAACAAGGTATGACTATGATCGTTGTTACCCATGAAATGGGATTTGCTAAGGAAGTTGCCGATCGTGTTGTCTTTGTTGATGATGGTCGGATTCTTGAACAAGGAACTCCAGAAGATGTATTTAATCACCCACAGAATGCCCGTCTCCAAGACTTCTTAAACAAGATTCTAAACGTTTAA